The following coding sequences lie in one Salmo salar chromosome ssa13, Ssal_v3.1, whole genome shotgun sequence genomic window:
- the spata2 gene encoding spermatogenesis-associated protein 2 produces the protein MDAKLQEDLFRRYVVCLERRLEDGGGNAGLGGSTLEGGSEALLSTATALLGAYQPDPGQRFRMVRFYEVVENAIRCLRGCSLQGLERAFLTLETVCTNLLLFPWKKEFRCIKTFTGPYVYLLQSAVCDADLRSLLRSMGYSRDHELQFHVRDHPGGPAHLRQLAFELFLAQAECRLLGEVVALARGSASELEALEQRRGCRDDAAGCAEVLRRRDSLGADIARLSVRPMDIPHPHQLRRGGRPSKSVDVTDGAGNWHAASKPVLKASLSLRKEPLFVDAEEDMKDEIIRPSTSTSMFSVTDPPSYSPVPDFFPIQSPPSVDAYSSYHLSSLDEIDLYTERGGPRVGGRQTPSRPPSREPRDARDGWALKTHSGLTSPGMKCQGCGLGCSSLASCPRCEMILCQACHDIDPSPCCGLQDYPNPKSPRPVDGYLPVKEKLSVYSNTHSPHSHIHPHPLTPPHPQMVEKPLMATKLFPCKSVAMSSAMVANSDRASLGGSRCGFCNKPGASHTCVNCSKVSCDMCMSLYAKDVCTRKKPQHSFVPNHQLNFKSGTISHLVYR, from the exons ATGGATGCCAAACTGCAAGAGGACCTGTTCCGGAGGTACGTGGTGTGCCTGGAGAGGCGGCTAGAGGACGGAGGGGGGAATGCGGGCCTTGGGGGAAGCACCTTGGAGGGGGGCAGCGAGGCCCTACTCTCCACGGCCACAGCCCTGCTGGGGGCCTACCAACCAGACCCGGGCCAGAGGTTCCGCATGGTGCGCTTCTATGAGGTGGTGGAGAACGCCATTCGCTGCCTGAGAGGCTGCAGTCTGCAGGGCCTGGAGCGAGCCTTTCTCACCCTGGAGACTGTCTGCACCAACCTGCTGCTCTTCCCCTGGAAGAAAGAGTTCCGCTGCATCAAG ACCTTCACAGGCCCGTACGTCTACCTTCTCCAGTCTGCTGTGTGCGACGCTGATCTTCGCTCCCTCCTGCGTTCTATGGGCTACTCCCGCGACCATGAGCTCCAGTTCCACGTCCGGGACCACCCAGGTGGCCCGGCCCACCTCCGGCAGCTAGCCTTCGAGCTCTTCCTGGCCCAGGCCGAGTGTCGTCTCCTGGGAGAGGTGGTGGCTTTGGCCCGGGGTTCAGCCTCTGAGCTGGAAGCCCTGGAGCAACGGAGGGGCTGCCGGGATGATGCAGCCGGCTGTGCCGAGGTCCTCCGACGGCGAGACAGCCTTGGGGCCGACATCGCCAGGCTCTCAGTGCGACCGATGGACATACCTCACCCTCACCAgctgaggagagggggaaggccGTCCAAGTCAGTGGATGTTACGGATGGAGCTGGGAATTGGCACGCAGCCTCTAAGCCTGTTCTGAAAGCCTCTCTGAGCCTGAGGAAGGAGCCTCTGTTTGTGGATGCAGAGGAGGACATGAAGGATGAGATCATCAGGCCCAGCACCTCCACTTCCATGTTCTCTGTGACTGACCCACCTTCCTACAGCCCCGTGCCTGACTTCTTCCCTATTCAATCCCCACCCTCGGTCGATGCTTACTCCTCCTACCACCTCTCCTCATTGGATGAAATTGATCTGTACACAGAGAGGGGTGGGCCTAGGGTTGGAGGTCGACAGACACCTTCCAGACCTCCTTCCAGGGAGCCCCGGGATGCCAGGGACGGCTGGGCACTCAAAACCCACAGTGGACTCACCTCTCCGGGGATGAAGTGTCAGGGTTGTGGCCTGGGCTGCTCCAGCCTGGCATCCTGCCCCAGGTGTGAAATGATCCTGTGCCAGGCCTGTCACGACATCGACCCCTCACCCTGCTGCGGCCTGCAGGACTACCCCAACCCCAAATCGCCCCGCCCCGTGGATGGCTACCTTCCCGTCAAGGAGAAGCTGTCAGTCTACTCCAACACCCACTCCCCACACTCCCACATACACCCTCACCCCCTCACTCCCCCTCACCCCCAGATGGTGGAGAAACCCCTCATGGCCACTAAGCTGTTTCCCTGCAAGTCGGTTGCCATGTCGTCGGCCATGGTAGCCAATAGCGACCGAGCAAGCCTGGGGGGGTCGCGGTGCGGGTTCTGTAACAAGCCGGGTGCTTCGCACACCTGCGTGAACTGCTCCAAGGTGTCATGTGACATGTGCATGAGCCTGTACGCTAAAGATGTGTGCACGCGTAAAAAGCCCCAGCATAGCTTTGTCCCCAACCACCAGCTCAACTTTAAGTCTGGAACCATATCACATCTGGTCTACCGATGA